One Mus caroli chromosome 6, CAROLI_EIJ_v1.1, whole genome shotgun sequence genomic window, acatgaataaataaaatcttaaaatatggcAGAGATATGCCAATTATATGTCTTATTTCTGTAATAAGTCATTTGGCCTTAGCTGTTTTCATAGttatcttcttttcctatttgttttgtgtttcttccaTATGAATCAATTGCCTCCCCAAGTTTTGCTTCTTAGTCTGGAGTCGTGATACATACCTGTATTCTTGAGGGGCCTGGCCCATTTGTCATTCTATCTGAATTGAGTATTGTAGGTTCCCATTGAGTTTAATCACAGGACTTGTTATCATCAAGTGAAATGTCTCCTGTACTCTCCTTTTCTGAACCTTtacacttgtatacacacatttTCTTGGCACATTTCAATGTTAATTTTTCTGCTCTATGTTCCCCCCTCTTTCATTATAGATCTGGATTGAAATGTTTATTAATAACTATGGCACAACCTGAATGCTATCTGTCTTGAAATTTCTAAGGACAAACAGACTTAGTCATAATCTTCCATTTTAACATTATCCAAGTTCTCAGGACACTGAAAGAATAGAAATAGATTCCTGATAGCTTATTGTATCAATGGACTCTAACCCACCCAGTACTACTTGTTCCACTCCGAAGTACTATAAAACAAACTTCCactgtcttcatttcttccagCATTTTTATCTTCTAAACTTCTGCTAAAATGATCCTTTAAGCAATGCTTATACTATTTGAGTGCTCTTTTAAGTTCATAGTTTCAAATTCTTCCACATTCCTTCTGCAAACTAGTTCAAAAAACATAAGAACCACATGGACAGGTTTATCCCAGAAGTGACCCCATTTCTGGTACCACAGCTTGTGTTAGTCAGAGTTAGAGAGATAGAACTGGTAGAATGCATATATAGTACAAAGATGATTTATTGGTGTGATTTATTTGATGAAGACTGGGtcatacaaccacacacactgCTGGCACACTGTGAGGAAGAAGACCCagtagctttttattttataaaaatagatgcTTCAGCAGTGTCAATCTAGCACCAAAGACCTGCAGGATATCTGAAAAGATGCTCTTCTTCAGTCTAACTTTGAAAGAATGGGTAAAAAATGTCTAGGTCCCAACATAAGGAAAGGGTTTCAGGAGAAGTAGCAGCAGTGGTGTGACTCACTAGCAAATAGTGAAGATGAGTAGGTAAAGCCATCACCACCGTTCACTCGGATCTCTTTATTCTGGCTGCCAGCAGAGGCGTTGCTCACTCTGGAGAAGAGTCTTTCTTTTCATCTAACTCTAGAAAATACCCTCTCAGACCTGTCAGAGGCATGCCAAAGAGTTGACTTCAAGCTTAATCAACTTGGCaatcatttctaattttactttCTGGGTATAGATCTGATTCAGTATAGAAAGGATTCCTCATTTAAGCAACTTTCAGTTGTGTGATTATGGTTTGTAACTACatctatttaattattatttgtctTTCATAGTGTTTTCTGTGATTAATCACAGAAGGTAGTTAAGGTATGAATGACTATCTACTGAGCATGCAAGGAACAGAACCAGAAATTTAGCTGTACTTTCTGTGGTCCATTCACTGAGTCCTCATAAAGAAAGACTGAAAACTGTCCTCATTACTACATTAGAAGCAGCTGTGCAAATTCGTAGtgtgcacttaaaaaaaaactaaaaacaaaaaacaaacaaacaaaacaaaacaaaacaaacatggtaATCTGTCTAAGCCCTGGCATTGGCGGTCTAGTTCTGGTTCCTAGCCCCGTGCATAGCCCAAGACTGAGACCATACTTTTCTCCTTGCCAAAGCCTCTCCCACAAACTCTGGCTTTGCCTCTCCAGAGCTCCATGTTCGATCTCTCAGTCCCCGTGACCAGCTACCCAATCTTCCTGTTCCAAAGCATGGAGGAATTCATTCTTTCCCTTCGGTCTACTTGAGTCTCCgcaaatggaaaacaccagacaatcttagtttaAAATCAACAGATGATACAACTGCTGGGCAGGGAACTTATCTTCCTAAACTCATGAACTAATTTTCTAACTATAACATTTAATCATAATTTATACCTAAACAGCACTTACATTCAGTGTTAATTTCtagtatattatttatttctaaaacatttgTAAGAATTGTCACTTGAAcaagctgtggtggtgcatgccttgaatCCTAGAACTGGCTggtgaggcaagcagatctttgtgtgTTTGATGACAGACTagactacataacaagttccaggccagccaaaatCACATGATGAACACCTGTCTTCACAATAAAAATTGTTACATGGTACTTGACTCTTCTCCAATCATGAACATAATTCAATGGTCTAAGAAGAAAACTAAGTCAGGCTCCAAGAACAAACCACCTGCTTTTCCAAAGAATGCAAACGACAGTGAGATGCTGTTACAATTGTTTTGAATTTGTCAGGCAGCTTTGCATTTGGTGGAGTGATTCAGAACTGATTATGAAAATGTCCTTTCTTCTGTTATAATTTGttctggaaattattttttatgtcaacttatattgaaaaggagagaaaaaaacagagatagagacatgCAAAGTTGCTGTATATGAGATTTCTCAAGATTCAATTTAAGTTTGTTAAGAGGATGTCACTGCATGAAACCAATATTCATGTGAAAATGAAGGATAATGatcatgtcttcctttctcttagaAAGTGATAGTTTTTCTTCAGATATGCTTATGATGctaatattttcttccctttaacATAGTCTTTACTCTACCAAGCACCCTCACAGATGCCTGTTTTAGTTTACTGCTCCCCAGGATCAGGATAAATGAATGGCTTGAAGGATAGATTAGAGCTATCAGCTCACCCCATATTACAGCTAATTCACTCTCTGGCATAAAGTAGCTGGAGGTGGCTATGAGAAAGGCTAGGCAGTAGACAACAAACAGGGCCAGGAAGGAAATTACTGTTTTCATGGCTTTCACATGAGCTGTTGTGCTGGGATCTTTGTACCCTGTTACACTGAGTTGCATCTGCCTGGTGTGTCTCCACAGGGAGAGGatcaagaggagaaaggagaccagagacacagaaaagggGAACAGCATGACCAAGTTGAGATTTACCTTGACAGAGGCATGTCCAGCTTTATTTACTTTGCATCTCAAAGTAGAGTTTATTCTCTCCTTTGTCTTAACACAACATCTGAAATCATCATTCAGATTTTCAGTGACTGGGAGGCTAAAACACAGGGAGAGAATCACACATACCAGTAAAGTTCTGAGAATTAGCTTGTCAATTCTCCACTTTATCCAGAGGAAAAGAGGGTGGAAGAAGTTTGCTAtcttgaagaaatagaaaatgctgAGGCAGGTGGCAAACCAGACACTTAAATGGTTGGTAAGTGTCCAGAAGAAGTCAACGGTCCTCATTTCCTTACCTCTGTTGTAGGTGTCTGGATATTGCACCAATATAATACAATCTAATAGGATTATACACTGTAGACAAATTCTGGACATGGCCACACTTGAGAGGATTAAATCAATAGAGGCAATCTTCCTATTCTTCATCCAGCCCATGAAGGTTACCAGTGCAATGAATGCATTTCCTAAAATCCCTACTAAGGCCTCACCAACAGCTACAAGCATTAAGGTAGTATCTGTTTCGTATGTCATTTTAAAGTAGAGAAGTATCCAATTAGTTTCTGGCTGACTTGATGCAGTTTGGTTTCTACACTTGGCTGTTTAGGGTTCGCTGTTCTTGTCTTTACCTCCTTAAGCTGAAGTCTGTCTTGTGATGAAGATGAGAATTATACATGAAGACTGTAGACCGTGTGCTTGACATTCCTTAGCCTGGGTATTGTATGTCCATTTATCTTCTCCGCAGGTCATTCTTTTCTACACATAGTTAATTTAGGTTGATCTACTATTTGCTAAGATGCAAATTTACCAAATTACTTTCCATGGTCTCAAGCTGTTTATCTGATGCTAAGTTTTACAAATTTGGGCTTCAGAAATCATACTAATAACCTCAGTACAGCTACTagattgaataaataaaaatgtagggCACTCAGTTAAATTTGAATTCTAGATAAACAATGAACATTTTTTAGAAGAATATTTTAGAACTTAGAGTGTAGCAAAAGATCAACTAAACTAAATTTAGTTGGGTGTCCTGTGTGATATTAGGCAAGCCAACTCTCAAGAATTTCCTAGCAATTAGAAAATTGGGAGCAGCTGAAATTTGTGGAGGGCTTCCATCATAGTAGACAATGACACTTCTTATTATTAAGGAATCTAAATTTTGGCTCCACATTGAGAAACAGACCTTTTAAGGAAGTTTAACAGGTTAATGCTCCTTATAATTTAActctccataaaaaaaaaaaaactttttatttattctttgtgaatttcacatcatgaaccccaTTCCACTCATTTCCCTATCCCCACCCTCTGCACTTTCAACACCCTCCCCTCAAAgccaccaaaacccaaaaccaaactaaatcaaaccaccactaccaccaccactaccaccaccaccaaaatttaacaacaacaacaaaacaaaacaaaacacaaaacaaaaacaagaataatgAGTGGAACTTGTAGTATGCCATAGTGTGTCACACAATATACCCTTTTGTTCAGGCATCTttacttgaaaatgttcattgcaatgagacATTGGTCTTGTTGGAGgcatctggcttctgctacaATATTAATACTGGATCTTCACTGAGACTCCTCTCAGACAGTCTGCTGTTGCTCTGTGTAATtaagatcctgcagctttggaccTGCAGGACTAGCCCCTTTTTGTGCTACAGCAATTCATAGAGGAGCAGGGCCAGCTTTCCTATTCTCATGCCCTCAGGACCTGCTCTTTGTGACCCTGTTACCAGGGAGAGATCTTTTGAGCTGCCCAGGTGAGTGCTCAGCCTGTGAGAGACTGGACCAGCTTTCCTGCCTGCTGCAGGTGGAAATAGGAAAGTGGGGGTAGGACATCTTTCGCTCACTCACACCACCACATGGCAGACAAATGACAGGGCTAGTTCACCTGTGCCCATGCCACCAGGACCAATTGTATTGTGCCAGCTAAatgaggggtgtgtgtttgtgtgtgtgtgcgtgtgcgtgtgtgtgtgtgtgtgcgtgtgtgtgtgtgtgtgtgtgtgatgctcttGCTCTAGCCAGTGGCGGGGGGGAGCAGATCTTTACAgtcctcagacatcaacatggctcaGACAAGGGATATCCACATGGTCGTTGGGCGTAGCAGACCTCAAATGCTGCAGGGCCAGAGACCCATACATGGTCCTTGGTGGCAGCACAGTCCCAGGACTTACCCATGGCCTCAGATAACATCACTGGCTACTCATATCAGGCTGTTTCTCATTACTGTGAAATCTCCAGTTCTGCTTCTGTTCACAGCGAACACACTGTTCTGCttatctttctccatctctctcccccttACTTGCTTATCTTAGTGGCAACCTGGGTGGCTGGGGGTCATCTCAGGCTTGCTATAATTGTCCAGACCATGTGGTGCTTGGATGGGGCCAGGTTGCCAATTTTTTTTGagctatttattttgtgtgtgtgtgtgttatacagaATATCAATTAGATGATGCAATGCTTTCcttctatcttctttctttccctctttaaaagaaaatgatctaTTGGAACAATGGCAGAAGGGATTGGTAAAGGTGGGGCtggaaaaaaaggagggaggagtctgtgatcaggatataaagtgaataaaacataaacacaaaataaaaaagtgaaaaagaaaaaaatgatccattgtactttattaaaatttaaaattctatttttaaaacacactgtaataaaaatggaaagacaagCCACAGGTTGAACAAAAATATTCTTACAAACATACATATCATGAAAAATTTATATATGGAATATAAAGGAATTATGAAAATGcaataaatggaaaatatctCTATTAAATGAATGGTTTAAACATTTCACTGGTGACTTTTCTTCGTCACAGACAGATATGAACATCACATAAGCATAGGAAAAGTTACTTGTTGCTATTATTAGTCATTGGAAAGACAAACTTGCACTGTGCTAGGAGAGCATTGGACATCTGCTTGATTaacttgaatgaatgaatgaatgcaaacAAGAACAATACTCCAGCACTGGCAAGTATCAACAAGCCGCTGAACCATGGGGATTTCACCTGTGTCTCATTTATGTGACTATTGCAATATACTTCCCAAGAAACAGTGCAGACAGTGAGGAAGGCATTTCTTAAAAGCTAAACATGTGACTCAGGCATCACAACCCTGAGTTATCCACTGAGTGCAAAAGAATATGTCTACAAATATATTGATATTTGGGTGGTTTTGGTGTGTATCATAATTCTCAAACCAGGAAACCTCCCAGATATCATTAATAAGTTCATGGACAAATAGTATCCATACAATACTATTTGGTATTTAAAAGGAAGATATTATTGATACATCTAACATGGATCAGCATTGTCATAACTGGAAGTCAGGTCAAGAACTCTAAGTGACAGCCACATAATGATCACACTCACAATGTAGTGGACTCCTGAACTGTAATTATGCTTACTTGTGAAAAATTCCTAAGAATACTTTTAAGTGCTAAAATTATCTTGTGTAAACTGGTCTATGGTCACTTAGATAAGCCACAAACTCACTGTAAACTCCTAGTGTGAACGAATCTCTCGATAAATACCTATACAATATGTCCCTGACCTAATGGTTATGAGAACTGCCTGGTCACTGAACCACTATCTTTTACTTCTGTAAACAACATCTGCTTGCTGCAGATGTCTACAGATGTCTTTCTGTATACATCAGAGTTGTGGTGATAACCTTTAAAAATTTGTATAAATTGTGGATTGTGACTACTTCTCATTACTCCACTTGGAATATCCTCTTCATAGTAAAGACTATATGATCTATTTAGGCATCTTGGAAGTTTTTCTCTTCCAGTGCCCCCATAAAAACATGTCTAGAAGAACAGGGGTGTGGAATGTAACGCACACTCCTCTTAGATAGACCTTACACTCATGGTTCCCATCTCTTATTAAGATTAAATTAAGAAGGCTAAGGAATATCATCATAtgcttaaaaaaacaattaagtCTATATGAATCTCTCAATAGTTTGAACTTTGAACCCCTTACTAAAATTAATCACAGTTGAcctcaagagggaaaaaaaacctacctTTAACATGAAACAATACTCTACCAGGATTTAACAAACTATTTTAATTGTAATAGAATTATACCAAAGAATATATAATGAATCAATTGGAGCACAGTTTTAGAATACTAGCAAGTGAATATGTTTAATACTCTTATCTATGagataaagattaatttttaaatttttttaaaaatttaaaaaaattgtggtTTTTCTCACcacaatatatcctgattttggtttccctctctcccctcctccaagtTTATTCCTATCTACCCTTCCATCCAGATCTACTCCATTTATGTCTCttataaaagaacaaacagatttgtaaagaataataaaatacattaggTAAATCTAATACATCCggataacacaaaacaaacaaaaggaaaagatttgTAGAGAAGACATACATAATAGACCCACTCCTTCATACTCTTAGGGGttccacaaaaacaccaaactgGAAGTCATAACATATGCAGAGATATCATATTTAAGACTGAGTGTTATAAGATCTCTCACTCTTTGCAgcatgtctggctgtgggtctctgtgttcatTTCCATCGGCTGCaagagaaagcttctctgatgatggctgagcaatgCACTGATAATATTTATGTTTCTGAGTCtaagttacttcactcaggaggacattttcctagttccatccacttaccatcaaatttcttttatgttttaatttaatactccagtgtgtaaatgcatgtgggacgcctgactcaccagcaagaaagacaccacaataggatccttctgcacacgtttattgggctgtgcattgactgtgtaggcgaaagaccccgagccctgggcctctcactcttatatactatcagttcccatccactcacagcaggccacatcacctcaccaggtacgcagcttcagctaatcagggcagcaggggcatatctccaccaaaatggcttcgccagtaacctggtacacctgcacagctctcacgatgtttgtggtttatatgaggatgtcaggtgcaagtcatatgacttagctgcagtccctggcgcctttgtgACTGCCACCACACCCGATCCCCACAAATGCATAATTTtctacatcgtggtgcggagcctagtgcgcaccacgatgtacaacgtccacaagcagccccaaaacatggtcaggttgtcacaggaaaacctcactcctggtaccaatttgtcttagtcagggtttctattcctgcacaaacatcatgaccaagaagcaagttggggaggaaagggtttattcggcttacacttccatgctgctgttcatcaccaaaggaagtcaggactggaactcagacaggtcagggagcaggagctgatacagaggccatggagggatgttctttactggcttgcctcccctggcttgctcaacctgctctctttatagaaccaagactaccagcccagagatggtcccacccacaaggggcctttcccccttgatcactaattgagaaaatgccttacagttgtatctcatggaggcatttcctcaactaaagctcctttctctgtgataagtccagctgtgtcaagttgacacaaaactagccagtacagatgtgtATAAGATAAATCTCAAAGTAAAGAATCTCTCTATAGCCAATGCTGGTCACTAGATAACCCAGACTAGCTTCAAAATCATGGAAATCCTTTTGCCTCATCTCAAGTGGTGAAATTATAGATACGAGCTTCATAGCTGAGTTTATGTTTCCTAATGTGCCATAGTACTGGTAAAGTCACATTTATTGGTCACATAATTTATGATATGAAATATAATAAGGTAAACAAGCCATGATAATACCATTATTGATTACCGTAGATGTATCTTTTTCATGTAACATTTTCTCATGAAACATTATAAGGTGTCCAAAGTGTCAATTTTCATGATGGTGGTTTTGCTATCACGAATGCTTGATGatcttcaaattaataaaatcactCACACTACATATGAGCTGTTTTCTACATTCCAAATATCATCAATGCagctataaaaat contains:
- the LOC110295552 gene encoding taste receptor type 2 member 7, with translation MTYETDTTLMLVAVGEALVGILGNAFIALVTFMGWMKNRKIASIDLILSSVAMSRICLQCIILLDCIILVQYPDTYNRGKEMRTVDFFWTLTNHLSVWFATCLSIFYFFKIANFFHPLFLWIKWRIDKLILRTLLVCVILSLCFSLPVTENLNDDFRCCVKTKERINSTLRCKVNKAGHASVKVNLNLVMLFPFSVSLVSFLLLILSLWRHTRQMQLSVTGYKDPSTTAHVKAMKTVISFLALFVVYCLAFLIATSSYFMPESELAVIWGELIALIYPSSHSFILILGSSKLKQASVRVLGRVKTMLKGRKY